AGGGGCATCCGAGGGTGCTCGATCAACCGTTGACCATCGCGGGAAGCGATCGGAAGAGGCGCTGCGTGTACTCGACCAGCAGCTGCAACATCCACGGAAGCCCGACGAGGAAGACGGCCGCCACGCCCAGCAGCTTGGGGACGAACGAGAGCGTCTGCTCCTGGATCTGCGTCACCGTCTGGAGGATGCTGACCAACAGCCCGATGATCAGCGCCACGGCGAGGAGGGGCGCCGCGAGGAGCATGGCGACCATCATCGCGTTGCGGGCGAGATCGGAGACGAGGGCGTAGCTCATTGCCGGGAGACGGGAAGACGGGAAGACGGGAGCGAATGGCGCATGCGGGGGGGGCCGCACGCTACTTGAAGCCTTGTACCAGCGACTGGATCAGGAGCGACCAGCCATCGACCAGGACGAAGAGCAGGAGCTTGAACGGCAACGCGATCATCGCGGGCGGCAGCATGAACATGCCCATGCTCATGAGCACCGAGCTGACGACGATGTCGATCACGATGAATGGGAGGAACAGGACGAAGCCGAGCTGGAAGGCGGTGCGCAGCTCGCTCGTGACGAAGGCGCTCGTGAGGACGATGGTGGAGACGTCCTCGGGGCGTGCCGGCGCGGGACCGCCAGCCATGTCGACGAAAGCGGCGATGTCGCGCTCGCGCGTCTGGCGAAGCATGAAGTCGCGCATGGGGCCGAGGGCGTTCTTCATCATCGCCCCCTGCTCGATCTGCCCGTCGAGCCACGGCGTGATGGCGACACGATTGACCTGGGTCATGGTCGGGGCCATCACGAAACCCGTCAGCAGCAGCGCGAGCGCACTCACCACCTGTGCGGGCGGCGCGGTCTGCGTGCCGAGCGCCTGCTTGAGGAACTGGAGGACGATCAGGATGCGCGTGAAGCTGGTCATCATGAGGACCAGCGTGGGGAGCAGCGTGAGGAGCCCCATCATGATGACGATCCCGACCGAGCCGCTGAGGCGCAGCCCGCCGGGCGTGCTGCCGTCGACCGAGAGGTCGAGCTTCGGGATCGCCTTGCCTAACGCGTCGTCGAGCGACGTCGACGCGGCCTGGCTCGCGGGCGCTGCCGGCGCCGCGCCCAGCGCACGTTGCGGCTGGGCGACGGTGGCCGGCGATGCGGTGGCGCCTCGTGGCGGCTGGGTGCGCGGGGGGGTGGCTCGCGGGGCGGCGGTCCCCGTCGATGGGGTGGCGGCCGGCGTGGCCGGGCGCTGGGTGGCCTGCGCCGACACACGCTGGGACGCCAGCGCCGTGGCGGTCATCGCCGCGATCACCAACGGCAGCCCTGCCGAGCGCAGCCCATGCATCAGCGCCGTGCGGAAGTCGCGCGTGCCGCCCATCGCCGGCGACTGCACGACGCCGGACAACGGTTCGTGCACCACGGCCGGGGCCGTCGCCTCGGCCGGCTCGAGCTCGGCCAGCGTGCGCACCCCTCCTTCGCCGACACTGACCGCGACCAACTGCTCGCCGATGCGCACGACCGCGATCCCCTGACGGGGGCCTAACGCGATGCGTTGCACGACCTCGAGCGGCACGCCCCCCTTGCTGCGCCCGAGCGTCCCCCCCTGCGACACCTTGCGCAACAGGCGCATGGTGACGGCGAGAAGGCCGAGGACGAGGGCGAGGGTCAGCGCGATGCCGACGAGGGAACTGAAGGTCACGCCGCGGCCTCGGCAATCGCCTTCTTCGAAAGGATGCGCGTGATGCGCACGCCGAAGTGCTCGCCGAGCACCACCACCTCGCCCTCGGCGAAGCGACGGTCCCCGACATAGATGTCGATCGGCTCGCCGGCGAGGCGGTCGAGCTGGATCACGCTGCCGCGCCCGAGGCGCAGCACTTCCTGCACCGTCATCGCCGTCCGCCCTAACTCGATGGAGACGGGGAGCGTGAGGTCGAGGAGGAGTGAGATGGGCACCTCACCGCCGGCGGAGAGGACCGCCGTGATCTCCTCGAAGTTGGCCTCCATCGGGTCCTGGGCGCTGGTGTCGGGAGCGGTCATGGCAACGTGGTCCGCGTGATCGGAAGGGTGTCGGTCTCGGGCGCCGGATGGAGCCCGTCGGTAAGGCGAATGGCGAGTGCGGGACCGATGCGGCCCGGCGACGCGCGAAAGCGAGGTTGCGCCCCGACGATGACGTCGAGTTCGGCGTTGCGGGCGAGCCCGGTCGAGATGACGCTCCCCGCCGAGAGCGCGAGCAGCTCGCGCATGTTCATGTTGAACGAGGGGAGGCGCGCGGCGATCGGGATGCGCGTACCGCGCACCGAGTACTCGGCCAGGTCGCGGTTCGACACCTGCTCCTCCGGCGTCCCGAGCATCGTCGCCCGGCGCTCCTGTCCGCCGGCGAAGAAGCGCTCCAGCACTGCGAACGGCAGGCAGACAAGGAGCAGGCTGCGCGTTTCCGCAGCGGCGACCTCGATGTTGGCCACGAGGACGGGGTCCTCGCGATTGGCGATGCGGAGGATCTCGGGGATGGACTCGAAGCCGGTGAGCGAGAGGTCCATCTCGATGTAGTCCTGCCAGACTTCCTGCAGGACGTTGAGCACGCGGTCGGCGACCATGCGCACCGCCATGCGCTCGATGGGGGTGAGCGCGCGGTTGGGGAGCGCCGGCACGCCACTGCCGCCGAAGAGGCGATCGACGAGGAAGTACGCGAACTCGTGCCCGAAGTCGATGACCCCCTGCTGTCCGCCGGTGTTCTGGAGCTCGAACGTGTAGGAGGCGCAGGGCGTCGGGAGCGAGAGCGTGAACTCGCCGAACGAGAACTGCTCGACGCTCTGGAGTTGCAGCTGCACGCCGCCGCGCACGCGCCCGAGCAGCCAACCCTCGAGCGACTTGGCGAAGCGCTCGTACATGGCCTCCAGCGTCCGCAGCTTCTCCTTCGAGATGCGGTGCGGACGGCGGAAGTCATAGACCTGCGCCTCCGTCAGTGCATCGACTGACGACGGCAGCGCGGCCGCTGCGCTGGATCGACCCCCTCCGCCGAGGAGGGCGTCAATCTCATTTTGGGAGAGTGTCTCGGAGGCCACGATCTACTGGATGACGAACTGCGGGAAGTAGATGCGGCGGATCGCCTTCTTCTTCTTGAAGAGCGTTCCTAACGAGTCGGCCAGCTCCTTCTTGATCGCCTCGCGGTTGGACATCTCCGAGAGTTCCTCGACGGTGCGGGCTCCCATGACGCGCAGCACGATGTCGCGCACCTCGGCGTCGCGGGCCTTGGTCTCCTCGACCATGGCGGCATCCGAGAACTCGAGCGCGGCGGCGAGCATCAGGAAGCGCGCCCCCCCCGAACCGGCCGGGTTGAGCACGAGGTTGTCGACCAGGTGCAGGTTGGCGGCCGCCCCCCCCTCGCCTCCCGCCGCGGCCTCGCCGTGGCCCCCCGCATCTCCCTCGGCGGCGGCCGCGTCACCGTGCCCTCCATCAGCGGCGGCCGAGTCGGCGCCCGCTGCGGAGACCACGTAGCCGGATTTCTTGGCGAGCATGGGGCCGACCGCGAAGAGGCCGGCCGCGCCGCCGATGAGGAGCGTGCCCACGAGGGCCCCGATGAGGACCACGCCCTTGGGACCAGCCTTGGCTGGCGCCTCTCCACCTTCTGCGGGTGCTGCGGGTTGTTCGGACATGTCGGGGACCGGGAGCGGGTGCGAAGGCGCGGCGCGCGAAGAACGCACGTCGTGCGCAGGTATGCGAAGGCACGCCCCGGGCCAACGGGAATCGACGCCACGCTGGCGAGAGAAGCGTGACGTAAGACACGAACCAACAACGGGTTACGTGGAAGTCGCCTGGCGGGATCGATCGGGACGACACCCCGGCACGAATGCGCGTGGCGGAAGGCTTTGCCGGGCACGTCGGGCGGCATTTTCCGCCGCGAGCAATCGCGGGCGTTCGCGCGCCCCCTCCCGTCGCGCGCCGCAAACGAGGGGCGGGCGGTCGCCGTGGGGGTGACGGACGGCCGAATGCTCCCGCCCAGACGCGGGCGGGGAGGGGGTGCTGGCCAGCGCGCCGCACCGCGCGCGCGGTGTACGCGTGCGCGGGCACGTGCGCGAGGTGAACGCGCGCGGCGGTACGCGCGTGACGTAGACGCGCCGGGGGATGCGCGCGCTTGAACGCGAGCACCGGAACGCGGGCGTGACCGACGGGCGCACCCGTGCGACGACGGCGCGGGGTGCCGCGCCGCCGCCGAGGCTGGGGGGTGCTTACCGCTTGAGGTTCACCAGCTCCTGCAGCATCTCGTCGCTGCTGGTGATCACGCGGGAGTTGGCCTGGAAGCCGCGCTGGGTCACGATCATGTTCGTGAACTCCTGGGCGAGGTCGACGTTGGACATTTCCAGCGCGCCCGACGTCATGGTCGACTGGATCCCTTCGAGCGAGTAGCCGAGCACCGCGCCGCCGGAGTTGCCCGACACGGCGTACATGTTGTCGCCCACGCGCAGGAGGCCGCCCGGGTTGTTGAAGTCGGCCAGGACGATCTGCGCCAGGATCACGTTGGTGCCGTTGGTGAAGGCGCCGGTGATGAGCCCCGTACGGTCGATCGAGAAGTTCTGCAGCTGGCCCGCTTCGTAGCCGTTCTGGTCCTTGAGCACCGCGGTATTGGTGCCGGCAAACGACGTGATGCCGTTGACGGTGTTGCCGCCGAGGTCGAGCGTGACGTCGACCTGGTTGGCACCCGCCGGGGTGAAGCTGACCACGGGCGGGCTGGTGGGCGCGGCGGCCGTCAGGATACCGGTGGTGTCGAAGGTCAGCGTCTGCGGCGTGCTGTTGGGCGGGGTGAAGCCGGCCGGGAGGTTGGTCCCGTCGACCTGCCAGCTCCACGTGTCGGCCGCGGTCTTCCAGAACTGCAGCTTGAGGTCGTGCTGGTTGCCTAACGAATCGAAGACCGTGATCGACGTCTCCGACCAGGAGTCCACGTTGAGCGGGTCAGCACGGCCGGCGGCGTTGAAGGTGCCGGTGAAGATCGGGGCGGCGGCGTCGAGGTTGCCGGCGAGCTTGACCATGTCGGTCGCCTTGGCCGCCGTCTTCTGCCCGACGGGGAGCACGATGGGGCGCACGCCGTCGAGGAAGACGCCGTTGTCGGCCATCTTGCCCTGCACCACGAAGCCGTTGGTCGGCGAGACGAGCTGGCCGTCGGCGTCGAGCTGGAAGTTACCGGAGCGCGTGTAGTAGTTCTGCGTCCCCTTCTTCACCACGAAGAACGAGTCGCCCTGGATCGCCAGGTCGGTGGTGAGGCCGGTCGACTCCAGGTTGCCCTGGCTGAACATCATGTCGACGGAGCCGATCTGCATGCCGAAGCCGACCTGGATCGGGTTGATGCCGCCGAGGTCACCGGGCGGGCGCGACGCGCCCTGCAGGAGCTGGGCGAAGCCTTCCTTGAAGGTCACGCGGCCGGCCTTGAAGGCGACCGTGTTGACGTTGGAGATGTTGTTGCCGATGACGTCCATGCGCACCTGGTGATTGCGCAGGCCGGAGACACCGGAAAAGAGGGAACGCATCATGTGGGACTGGTCCTGAGGAGGGTGGAAGTCGTTAGGCCAGGATCTTGACGATCGCGCTCAGCGCGATGGACAGCGGACCCATGGTGAGCATGGCGCTGCCGTCCTGTCCGAATGTCATCCCGTCGATCTTGCCGACGGTGTACGTGCGCTGCGCGACATCCTTGCCGTCGGTGCCAGCCACATCGATGCGAACCTGGTATGCGCCCTCGACGCCCAGCCCCTTGGCGGCTGACCCGACGTCGAACGTTTGCATGGCCCCGGTCCCGAGGTAGCCTAACGACCGTGATCCGACTTCCTTGCCGGACTTGTCCAACAGCGTGAGCGTGGCCACGCCGCTCGTCGTGATGTCTGCCGACACGGTGCCGCCAAGCGAGCCATCGCTCCCCTTGGTCAGGATCACCTTGTCGCTGTCCACCACGGCGCTCTTGCCGATCGCGCTCATGGCCGAGCTGTTGCTCATCGCCAGTGCGAGCGCGGTGTACTGCCCCTGCTGCGCCTCGAGCTTCTCATTGATGTTGAGGAGCTGCTCCAACCCCGAGAACTGCGCGAGGTCGGCCGCCATCTGCTTGCCGTCCATGGGATCCAACGGATCCTGGTACCGCATCTGCGTGGTGAGGAGCTTGAGGAACGCGTCCTTGTCCATCTTTCCGCCTGGTGGCGTGGCCGTGGCCAAGCTCGCGGACGAGCTCGCGGCCCCGCTCGACGTCGCGGCGAATGCCGAGCGTGTGGCGGACTGGATGATGTTGCTCACCGAGAATCTCCCTTGCCGTCACGGCGCTGCCGCGACCGCT
The window above is part of the Gemmatimonadota bacterium genome. Proteins encoded here:
- a CDS encoding FliM/FliN family flagellar motor switch protein gives rise to the protein MASETLSQNEIDALLGGGGRSSAAAALPSSVDALTEAQVYDFRRPHRISKEKLRTLEAMYERFAKSLEGWLLGRVRGGVQLQLQSVEQFSFGEFTLSLPTPCASYTFELQNTGGQQGVIDFGHEFAYFLVDRLFGGSGVPALPNRALTPIERMAVRMVADRVLNVLQEVWQDYIEMDLSLTGFESIPEILRIANREDPVLVANIEVAAAETRSLLLVCLPFAVLERFFAGGQERRATMLGTPEEQVSNRDLAEYSVRGTRIPIAARLPSFNMNMRELLALSAGSVISTGLARNAELDVIVGAQPRFRASPGRIGPALAIRLTDGLHPAPETDTLPITRTTLP
- the fliP gene encoding flagellar type III secretion system pore protein FliP (The bacterial flagellar biogenesis protein FliP forms a type III secretion system (T3SS)-type pore required for flagellar assembly.), which translates into the protein MTFSSLVGIALTLALVLGLLAVTMRLLRKVSQGGTLGRSKGGVPLEVVQRIALGPRQGIAVVRIGEQLVAVSVGEGGVRTLAELEPAEATAPAVVHEPLSGVVQSPAMGGTRDFRTALMHGLRSAGLPLVIAAMTATALASQRVSAQATQRPATPAATPSTGTAAPRATPPRTQPPRGATASPATVAQPQRALGAAPAAPASQAASTSLDDALGKAIPKLDLSVDGSTPGGLRLSGSVGIVIMMGLLTLLPTLVLMMTSFTRILIVLQFLKQALGTQTAPPAQVVSALALLLTGFVMAPTMTQVNRVAITPWLDGQIEQGAMMKNALGPMRDFMLRQTRERDIAAFVDMAGGPAPARPEDVSTIVLTSAFVTSELRTAFQLGFVLFLPFIVIDIVVSSVLMSMGMFMLPPAMIALPFKLLLFVLVDGWSLLIQSLVQGFK
- the fliN gene encoding flagellar motor switch protein FliN — its product is MTAPDTSAQDPMEANFEEITAVLSAGGEVPISLLLDLTLPVSIELGRTAMTVQEVLRLGRGSVIQLDRLAGEPIDIYVGDRRFAEGEVVVLGEHFGVRITRILSKKAIAEAAA
- the fliQ gene encoding flagellar biosynthesis protein FliQ, whose translation is MSYALVSDLARNAMMVAMLLAAPLLAVALIIGLLVSILQTVTQIQEQTLSFVPKLLGVAAVFLVGLPWMLQLLVEYTQRLFRSLPAMVNG
- a CDS encoding flagellar hook protein FlgE → MMRSLFSGVSGLRNHQVRMDVIGNNISNVNTVAFKAGRVTFKEGFAQLLQGASRPPGDLGGINPIQVGFGMQIGSVDMMFSQGNLESTGLTTDLAIQGDSFFVVKKGTQNYYTRSGNFQLDADGQLVSPTNGFVVQGKMADNGVFLDGVRPIVLPVGQKTAAKATDMVKLAGNLDAAAPIFTGTFNAAGRADPLNVDSWSETSITVFDSLGNQHDLKLQFWKTAADTWSWQVDGTNLPAGFTPPNSTPQTLTFDTTGILTAAAPTSPPVVSFTPAGANQVDVTLDLGGNTVNGITSFAGTNTAVLKDQNGYEAGQLQNFSIDRTGLITGAFTNGTNVILAQIVLADFNNPGGLLRVGDNMYAVSGNSGGAVLGYSLEGIQSTMTSGALEMSNVDLAQEFTNMIVTQRGFQANSRVITSSDEMLQELVNLKR
- a CDS encoding flagellar basal body-associated FliL family protein — its product is MSEQPAAPAEGGEAPAKAGPKGVVLIGALVGTLLIGGAAGLFAVGPMLAKKSGYVVSAAGADSAAADGGHGDAAAAEGDAGGHGEAAAGGEGGAAANLHLVDNLVLNPAGSGGARFLMLAAALEFSDAAMVEETKARDAEVRDIVLRVMGARTVEELSEMSNREAIKKELADSLGTLFKKKKAIRRIYFPQFVIQ